A single genomic interval of Pseudomonas sp. FeN3W harbors:
- a CDS encoding TrkH family potassium uptake protein, translating into MALPTLRIIGFILGIFLITLAVSMIIPMLTLLAFERTDDLQAFIWGSLITFSCGFALVAPGRPANTNLRPRDMYFLTTISWVVVCCFAALPLMLIQHISYSDAFFETMSGITTTGATVLSGLDRASPGLLMWRSLLHWLGGIGFIGMAIAILPLLRVGGMRLFQTESSDWSEKVMPRSHVAGQYLLVIYVTFTVAAFLAFLLTGMSMFDAINHAMSTVATGGFSTSDASMGKFGPSAHWVAVFFMLLGSLPFTLYVMTLRGHRTALLKDQQVRGFVLMLTITSVLFSGWYWLNNDIPALDALRIVTFSVVSVVTTTGFAVDDYTQWGGFAVMAFFYLTFVGGCSGSTSGGLKMFRFQVAYSLLRANFKQLIHPRAVIRQQYNGHNLDEEIVRSILTFSFFITMTIGVLALCLALLGLDPITALTGAATAVCNVGPGLGEIIGPAGNFSTLPDTAKWLLSIGMLLGRLEIITVLVLLTPAFWRH; encoded by the coding sequence ATGGCCCTGCCGACCTTACGCATCATCGGTTTTATCCTCGGCATTTTCCTGATCACCCTGGCCGTCAGCATGATCATTCCGATGCTGACCCTGCTGGCATTCGAACGCACCGATGACCTGCAGGCATTCATCTGGGGCAGCCTGATCACCTTCTCCTGCGGCTTCGCCCTTGTCGCACCGGGTAGACCAGCCAACACCAACCTGCGGCCGCGCGACATGTACTTCCTGACCACGATCAGCTGGGTGGTGGTCTGCTGTTTCGCCGCCTTGCCGCTGATGCTGATTCAGCACATCAGCTATTCGGACGCCTTCTTCGAAACTATGTCCGGTATCACCACCACTGGCGCCACCGTGCTCTCGGGACTGGATAGAGCATCGCCCGGGCTGCTGATGTGGCGCTCGCTGCTGCACTGGCTGGGTGGCATCGGCTTCATCGGCATGGCGATCGCGATTCTGCCGCTGCTGCGAGTCGGTGGCATGAGGCTGTTCCAGACCGAGTCCTCGGACTGGTCGGAGAAGGTGATGCCGCGCTCGCACGTGGCCGGGCAGTACCTGCTGGTCATCTACGTGACGTTTACCGTCGCCGCGTTTCTGGCCTTCCTGTTGACCGGCATGAGCATGTTCGATGCCATAAACCATGCGATGTCGACCGTCGCCACTGGCGGCTTTTCCACCTCCGATGCATCGATGGGCAAGTTCGGGCCGTCCGCGCACTGGGTCGCAGTATTCTTCATGCTGCTCGGCAGTCTGCCGTTCACCCTTTACGTGATGACGCTGCGAGGCCATCGCACGGCGCTGCTCAAGGATCAGCAGGTGCGAGGCTTCGTCCTGATGCTCACCATCACCAGCGTGCTGTTCAGCGGCTGGTATTGGCTGAACAATGACATTCCGGCGCTGGATGCACTGCGCATCGTGACCTTCAGCGTGGTTTCCGTGGTTACCACGACCGGTTTCGCGGTGGATGACTACACCCAGTGGGGCGGTTTCGCCGTCATGGCATTCTTCTACCTGACCTTCGTCGGCGGCTGCTCGGGCTCGACGTCAGGCGGGCTGAAGATGTTCCGCTTCCAGGTGGCCTACTCGCTGCTACGCGCCAACTTCAAGCAGCTGATTCACCCCCGCGCGGTAATCCGCCAGCAGTACAACGGGCACAACCTGGACGAAGAAATCGTTCGCTCGATCCTGACCTTTTCCTTCTTCATCACCATGACCATCGGCGTGCTGGCGCTGTGCCTGGCGCTCCTCGGCCTCGACCCGATCACCGCGCTCACGGGCGCGGCGACCGCGGTCTGCAACGTCGGCCCGGGGCTGGGCGAGATCATCGGGCCAGCCGGCAACTTCTCCACACTGCCCGACACGGCAAAATGGCTGCTGTCGATCGGCATGCTACTGGGACGCCTGGAGATCATCACGGTGCTGGTGCTGCTGACCCCGGCCTTCTGGCGCCACTGA
- a CDS encoding SelT/SelW/SelH family protein, protein MTASKPEIVITYCTQCQWLLRAAWLAQELLSTFADDLGRVCLVPATGGTFHISCDGVQIWERKLDGGFPEAKELKQRVRDRIDPQRSLGHNDR, encoded by the coding sequence ATGACCGCAAGCAAACCGGAAATCGTCATTACGTATTGCACCCAGTGTCAGTGGCTGCTGCGTGCTGCCTGGCTCGCACAGGAGCTGCTGTCGACCTTTGCCGATGACCTGGGCCGCGTGTGTCTGGTGCCCGCCACAGGCGGAACCTTCCATATCAGCTGCGATGGCGTGCAGATCTGGGAGCGCAAGCTCGACGGCGGTTTTCCCGAGGCGAAGGAGCTCAAGCAGCGCGTGCGTGATCGCATCGACCCGCAGCGCTCGTTGGGGCATAACGACCGCTGA
- a CDS encoding NAD(P)H nitroreductase produces the protein MDALDLLLNRVSVTRLCEPAPDADQLDLLFRAALRAPDHGQLHPWRFLTVEGDARGKLGELFADALQARQTDASDEALQKARNMPLRAPMLIVVIASPKAHPKVPEGEQLLAAGCAAHGLLLAAHAQGIGAVWRTGEFAYDPHVMKGLGLAEQERLLGFLYLGTPEGRIRSAPVLEPEAFVNGWNGQ, from the coding sequence ATGGACGCTCTGGACCTGTTGCTCAACCGCGTATCTGTCACTCGCCTATGCGAGCCGGCACCCGATGCCGATCAACTCGATCTGCTTTTTCGTGCAGCCTTGCGTGCGCCGGATCACGGCCAGTTGCACCCCTGGCGCTTCCTGACCGTCGAGGGCGATGCGCGCGGCAAGCTCGGTGAGCTGTTTGCCGACGCTCTGCAGGCCCGGCAGACCGATGCCTCGGACGAAGCGCTGCAGAAGGCGCGCAACATGCCGCTGCGTGCGCCGATGCTGATCGTGGTGATCGCCAGTCCGAAGGCGCACCCGAAAGTCCCGGAAGGCGAACAGTTACTGGCTGCCGGCTGCGCGGCGCATGGTCTGCTGTTGGCCGCCCATGCCCAGGGGATTGGCGCGGTGTGGCGCACCGGTGAGTTCGCCTATGACCCGCATGTAATGAAGGGGCTGGGCCTGGCCGAGCAGGAACGTCTGCTGGGCTTCCTGTACCTGGGCACGCCGGAGGGCCGCATCCGTAGCGCCCCGGTGCTCGAGCCCGAGGCTTTCGTCAACGGCTGGAACGGTCAGTGA
- a CDS encoding adenylate/guanylate cyclase domain-containing protein has translation MTSTPVERRNGLATRPLREYYSRVLAYLICAATLAAGTYTQYFSMDLLWMVPYALLYPHLAYHLSYRFKRDHPERTAQVLLCLDALNAGGGILLLGFSIVPSLMFLLTLSFSALVSGSLRNLAISLICVGVGVGLASLVVPLSYRGTTPPLVSLVSILFTTFYICATAYFVHQQGQRLAQARKEIETEQAKAARLARNLAKYLSPQVWESIFTGKRSVRLETQRKRLTVFFSDIKGFTELAEELEAEALTDLLNNYLNEMSKIALKYGGTIDKFVGDCVMVFFGDPSSQGAKKDAVAAVSMAIAMRKHMKVLRQQWRAQGITKPMEIRMGINTGYCTVGNFGADTRMDYTIIGREVNLASRLESAAEASEILISHETYSLIKDVIMCRDKGQIAVKGFSRPVQIYQVVDFRRDLGATCSFVEHELPGFSMYLDTNGVQNFDKERVIQALQQAAEKLRDKVIL, from the coding sequence ATGACTTCCACTCCGGTTGAGCGCCGCAATGGCCTCGCCACTCGCCCGTTGCGCGAGTACTACTCCCGCGTGCTCGCCTACCTGATCTGCGCCGCCACGCTTGCAGCTGGTACCTACACCCAGTATTTCTCGATGGACCTGCTGTGGATGGTGCCGTACGCCCTGCTCTATCCGCACCTGGCCTATCACCTGAGCTATCGCTTCAAGCGCGATCATCCCGAGCGCACAGCGCAGGTTCTGCTCTGCCTGGATGCCTTGAACGCCGGTGGCGGCATATTGCTGCTCGGTTTTTCGATCGTGCCCAGCCTGATGTTTCTGCTGACACTCAGCTTCAGCGCGCTGGTGAGCGGCAGCCTGCGCAACCTCGCCATCTCGCTGATCTGCGTGGGTGTCGGGGTCGGCCTGGCATCTCTCGTCGTGCCCCTGAGCTACCGCGGTACCACACCGCCACTGGTTTCTCTGGTGAGCATCCTGTTCACGACCTTTTACATATGCGCCACCGCCTACTTCGTGCACCAGCAGGGCCAGCGCCTCGCCCAGGCGCGCAAGGAGATCGAAACGGAGCAGGCCAAGGCCGCGCGTCTGGCACGCAACCTCGCCAAGTACCTCTCGCCCCAGGTGTGGGAGTCGATCTTCACCGGCAAGCGCAGCGTTCGCCTGGAAACCCAGCGCAAGCGGCTCACCGTGTTCTTCTCCGACATCAAGGGATTCACCGAGCTGGCCGAGGAACTGGAGGCTGAGGCCCTTACCGACCTGCTCAACAACTACCTAAACGAGATGTCGAAGATTGCCCTGAAGTACGGTGGCACCATCGACAAGTTCGTCGGCGACTGCGTGATGGTGTTCTTCGGTGACCCTTCTAGCCAGGGTGCCAAGAAAGACGCGGTGGCAGCGGTTTCCATGGCCATCGCCATGCGCAAACACATGAAGGTGCTGCGCCAGCAATGGCGCGCACAGGGCATTACCAAACCCATGGAAATCCGCATGGGCATCAACACCGGTTATTGCACGGTGGGCAACTTCGGCGCCGATACGCGCATGGATTACACCATCATCGGGCGCGAAGTGAACCTGGCCAGCCGTCTTGAAAGCGCCGCCGAGGCCAGCGAGATCCTGATCTCCCACGAAACCTATTCGCTGATCAAGGACGTCATCATGTGCCGCGACAAGGGCCAGATCGCGGTCAAGGGTTTCTCCCGCCCGGTGCAGATCTACCAGGTGGTGGACTTCCGCCGCGACCTTGGCGCCACCTGCAGTTTCGTCGAGCACGAACTCCCCGGCTTCTCCATGTACCTGGATACCAACGGCGTGCAGAACTTCGACAAGGAGCGCGTGATTCAGGCACTGCAGCAAGCGGCCGAGAAACTTCGCGACAAGGTCATCCTCTGA
- a CDS encoding MarR family transcriptional regulator, whose product MYAEQHRFAMQLAQLSRGWRAELDRRLADLGLSQARWLVLLHLARFDHEPTQRELAQSVAVEGPTLARLLDSLEAQGLVHRKASAEDRRAKRISLGAPARPLIEKIEAISTQVRHEAFAGIDEADLRKCQQVHARILANLDKR is encoded by the coding sequence ATGTACGCCGAGCAACATCGCTTTGCCATGCAATTGGCGCAACTTTCCCGTGGCTGGCGCGCCGAACTGGATCGACGCCTGGCCGATCTCGGACTCTCGCAGGCGCGCTGGCTGGTGCTGCTGCACCTGGCCCGTTTCGACCACGAACCCACCCAGCGCGAACTGGCCCAAAGCGTTGCCGTTGAAGGGCCGACGCTGGCCCGCTTGCTCGATAGTCTCGAAGCGCAGGGGCTGGTGCATCGCAAGGCATCCGCCGAGGACCGCCGGGCCAAACGGATTTCTCTGGGGGCACCGGCGCGACCGCTGATCGAGAAGATCGAGGCGATTTCCACGCAGGTGCGCCACGAGGCGTTCGCCGGTATCGACGAAGCCGATCTGCGCAAGTGCCAGCAGGTGCATGCGCGAATCCTCGCCAATCTGGACAAGCGCTGA
- a CDS encoding DMT family transporter, which translates to MTPRNALLAIHLGALMFGLSGVLGKLAESSALIITFGRALFAVLALLLVAQLLRPSGAPPNWRQRGGLALGGLLLGAHWLTFFIAVKIAGVGIATLGFASFPAFTVLLEGLLFRERTRAIEFAMVGLVCAGLLLVAPAFDLSSGPTAGLLYGVLSGLLFALLSLLNRAVTRGLDPVRSALWQNLAILAALLPFCWSAIPAIPAQDWLWLALLGVLCTGLAHSLFVASLRVLKARTTSVIFALEPVYGIAFAWWLFGEQPTLRMLLGGALIIIASVVTSRLKSPPSVVPKLAS; encoded by the coding sequence ATGACGCCGCGCAACGCGCTGTTGGCCATCCATCTCGGCGCGCTGATGTTCGGCCTGTCCGGCGTGCTCGGAAAACTGGCCGAAAGCTCGGCGCTGATCATCACCTTTGGTCGTGCACTGTTCGCCGTGTTGGCCCTGCTGCTGGTGGCGCAGTTGCTGCGACCCAGCGGGGCGCCGCCAAACTGGCGGCAGCGTGGCGGTCTGGCCTTGGGCGGGCTGTTGCTGGGTGCGCACTGGTTGACGTTCTTCATCGCAGTGAAGATCGCTGGCGTCGGCATTGCAACCCTGGGCTTTGCCAGCTTCCCTGCCTTCACCGTGCTGCTCGAAGGCCTGCTGTTCCGCGAACGCACCCGCGCCATCGAGTTCGCCATGGTCGGGCTGGTCTGTGCCGGCCTGCTGCTTGTCGCGCCGGCGTTCGATCTGAGCAGCGGACCGACTGCCGGATTGCTCTACGGTGTGCTTTCCGGCCTGCTGTTCGCGCTCCTGTCGCTGCTCAACCGTGCCGTCACCCGCGGCCTCGATCCGGTTCGCTCGGCGCTCTGGCAGAACCTGGCGATCCTCGCAGCCCTGCTGCCATTCTGCTGGTCGGCGATACCTGCGATACCCGCGCAGGACTGGCTCTGGCTTGCTCTGCTCGGCGTGCTCTGCACCGGACTCGCACACAGCCTGTTCGTCGCTAGCCTGCGGGTCCTGAAGGCGCGCACGACGTCGGTGATCTTCGCTCTCGAACCGGTCTACGGCATCGCCTTCGCCTGGTGGCTGTTCGGCGAGCAGCCGACGCTACGCATGCTGCTCGGCGGCGCCTTGATCATCATCGCCAGCGTGGTTACCAGCCGCTTGAAAAGCCCGCCGAGTGTCGTTCCGAAACTGGCCAGCTGA
- a CDS encoding Mpo1-like protein: protein MSTQTAERFSRFADFYPFYLAEHSNPTCRRLHFVGSLLVLGILGYALLTQQWLWLLAMPVAGYGFAWVGHFIFEKNRPATFQYPLYSFLGDWVMFKDMLTGRIRF from the coding sequence ATGAGTACGCAAACCGCCGAACGCTTCAGCCGCTTTGCCGATTTCTATCCGTTCTATCTCGCCGAGCACAGCAACCCCACCTGCCGTCGCCTGCACTTCGTCGGTAGCCTGCTGGTGCTTGGCATACTTGGCTACGCACTCCTTACCCAGCAGTGGCTCTGGTTGCTGGCGATGCCGGTGGCCGGTTATGGCTTCGCCTGGGTCGGCCACTTCATCTTCGAGAAGAACCGGCCGGCAACATTCCAGTATCCGCTCTACAGCTTTCTCGGCGACTGGGTGATGTTCAAGGACATGCTGACGGGCCGGATTCGCTTCTGA
- a CDS encoding patatin-like phospholipase family protein — MLRLFVSLLMLLTLPPLFAEPAQPKTGLVLSGGAARGLAHVGVLKALEEQGVRIDAIAGTSMGAVVGGLYAAGYSVAELERLALTLDWQQVLSDDPPRQDIPYRRKQDDRDFLIKQKLSFRDDGSLGLPLGVIQGQNLALLLERLLVHASDTRDFDQLPIPFRAVATDIANDEKVVFHSGHLPQVIRASMSIPAVFAPVELDGRLLVDGGMVDNIPMDVARDMGVDRLIVVDIGTPLKPRNELLTVVDVLNQTTTMMTRRNSEAQLATLQSQDLLIQPPLAAYGSTDFARAEQLVDAGYRATLALEGRLAEMRITAGGNPALSLARSSDPRTPVITAIRVENDSKVSDAVIRRHVRQPIGEPLDLEDLQKDMGTLYGLDYFERVEYRVQRGKLGNTLVINAREKRTGTDYLRLGLSLSDDFRGDSVYNLGASYRKNGINELGAEWLTRLQLGDRQELYSEFYQPLDAGSRWFVAPNLFVEAQNVESILDNDPIAEYRLQRYGYGFNLGRQIANNGEIRFGIGQAWGEADVRIGEQDLPDFSFTEGYYELQYSFDTLDNIDFPREGEDIRLTMRQYDPSLSSDQRYRQWHLTLDKALSHGANTWVLGGRYGRTLDDAEVVTSSFLLGGARQLSGFRQNALAGQNVSLARMVYYRRVTPRAFQPLDFPLYLGGSLERGRAWNADNAFDSGYINAASIFLGYDTPLGPLNFGYGFNDEDEQALYMNLGRSF; from the coding sequence ATGCTCCGCCTGTTCGTTTCCCTGCTGATGCTGTTAACCCTGCCGCCGCTGTTCGCCGAGCCGGCTCAGCCGAAGACCGGGCTCGTCCTGTCTGGCGGTGCGGCGCGCGGGCTGGCTCATGTCGGCGTGCTCAAGGCGCTGGAAGAGCAAGGCGTACGCATCGACGCCATCGCCGGCACCAGCATGGGCGCGGTCGTCGGCGGGTTATACGCAGCAGGCTACAGCGTTGCCGAACTCGAGCGCCTGGCATTGACCCTCGACTGGCAGCAAGTGCTGTCCGACGATCCGCCGCGCCAGGACATCCCCTACCGCCGCAAGCAGGACGACCGTGATTTCCTCATCAAGCAGAAGCTCAGCTTCCGCGACGACGGCAGCCTCGGCCTGCCGCTGGGCGTGATTCAAGGGCAGAACCTCGCGCTATTGCTCGAGCGCCTGCTGGTGCACGCCAGCGACACCCGCGACTTCGACCAGCTGCCGATCCCCTTCCGTGCGGTGGCCACGGATATTGCCAACGATGAAAAGGTGGTCTTCCACAGCGGCCACCTGCCCCAGGTGATTCGCGCCAGCATGTCGATTCCGGCCGTGTTCGCACCGGTTGAGCTGGACGGCCGCCTGCTGGTGGATGGCGGCATGGTCGACAACATCCCGATGGACGTGGCGCGCGACATGGGCGTCGACCGCCTGATCGTGGTGGACATCGGCACACCGCTCAAGCCGCGCAACGAATTGTTGACGGTGGTCGACGTGCTCAACCAGACCACCACCATGATGACTCGCCGCAACTCCGAAGCGCAGCTGGCCACCCTGCAGTCGCAAGACCTTCTGATCCAGCCGCCGTTGGCTGCTTACGGCTCTACCGATTTCGCCCGCGCCGAACAGCTGGTCGACGCCGGTTACCGTGCAACGTTGGCTCTGGAGGGACGTCTTGCCGAAATGCGCATCACCGCCGGTGGCAATCCGGCATTGAGTCTTGCGCGTTCCAGCGACCCGCGTACACCGGTCATCACCGCAATTCGGGTAGAGAACGATTCGAAGGTCAGCGATGCGGTGATCCGTCGGCATGTCCGTCAACCGATCGGCGAACCGCTGGATCTGGAGGATCTGCAGAAGGACATGGGCACGCTCTACGGCCTGGACTATTTCGAGCGCGTGGAATATCGCGTCCAACGCGGCAAGCTTGGCAATACGCTGGTCATCAACGCCCGCGAGAAGCGTACCGGCACCGATTACCTGCGGCTGGGTCTGAGCCTGTCCGACGACTTCCGCGGCGACAGTGTATACAACCTCGGCGCGAGCTATCGGAAGAACGGCATCAACGAACTGGGTGCCGAGTGGCTGACCCGTCTGCAGCTGGGCGATCGCCAGGAACTCTACAGCGAGTTCTACCAGCCGCTGGATGCCGGCTCGCGCTGGTTCGTCGCACCGAATCTGTTCGTCGAGGCGCAGAACGTGGAGTCCATTCTCGACAACGATCCGATTGCCGAATATCGCCTGCAACGCTATGGCTACGGTTTCAATCTCGGCAGGCAGATCGCCAACAATGGCGAGATACGCTTTGGGATCGGCCAAGCCTGGGGTGAGGCCGATGTGCGAATCGGCGAACAGGATCTGCCCGACTTCAGCTTCACCGAGGGCTACTACGAGCTGCAGTACTCGTTCGACACGCTCGACAACATCGATTTCCCCCGCGAAGGCGAGGACATCCGCCTGACCATGCGTCAGTACGACCCCAGCCTGAGTTCGGACCAGCGTTATCGGCAATGGCACCTCACGCTGGACAAGGCGCTCAGTCACGGTGCCAACACCTGGGTGCTCGGTGGGCGCTACGGTCGCACGCTGGACGACGCGGAAGTGGTGACCTCGAGCTTTCTGCTCGGCGGGGCGCGTCAGCTGTCGGGCTTTCGTCAGAATGCCCTGGCCGGGCAGAACGTCAGCCTGGCGCGCATGGTGTACTACCGTCGTGTGACGCCGCGAGCGTTTCAGCCGTTGGACTTCCCGCTCTATCTCGGTGGATCACTGGAGCGCGGCCGCGCCTGGAACGCCGACAATGCCTTCGACAGCGGCTATATCAACGCCGCGAGCATCTTTCTCGGCTACGACACGCCACTGGGGCCGCTGAACTTCGGCTACGGCTTCAATGACGAGGACGAACAGGCTCTGTATATGAATCTGGGGCGCAGCTTCTAA
- a CDS encoding AraC family transcriptional regulator, with protein MLSLRNYHHLIAHSHEHPQLVFGLKGLLEFEIAGRGSRVGEQSLAVIPSATHHACASVTGSHCLVLDLPSESWVRQRLGHHTEPSLRLIDRPDTVRLNASQQRLVAWLAHSPINDPLIAEQGAVLLLASLASGQHIHHDQHALPVAAIDAFIDQHLSHPLQVADLARIAGLSVAGLHARFLRETGRTPMEHVRQRRLQHAEALLHDTRLPIGEIAAQVGYASQSAFTAALVRARGCTPRALRRELRDKSGD; from the coding sequence ATGCTATCGCTGCGCAACTATCACCACCTCATCGCCCATAGCCACGAACATCCGCAACTGGTATTCGGCTTGAAAGGGCTGCTGGAGTTCGAGATTGCCGGGCGCGGCAGCCGCGTCGGCGAGCAGAGTCTCGCGGTAATTCCGTCCGCCACTCACCATGCCTGTGCCAGTGTCACCGGCAGTCACTGCCTGGTGCTCGATCTCCCGTCGGAGAGCTGGGTTCGTCAGCGCTTGGGCCACCACACCGAACCCAGCCTGCGTCTGATCGATCGACCGGATACCGTGCGCCTGAACGCAAGCCAGCAGCGCCTGGTCGCCTGGCTGGCGCACAGCCCGATCAATGATCCATTGATTGCCGAACAGGGCGCCGTACTCCTGCTCGCCAGTCTGGCCAGTGGGCAACATATCCACCATGACCAGCACGCACTGCCGGTCGCCGCTATCGACGCCTTCATCGATCAGCATCTATCCCACCCGCTTCAGGTTGCCGACCTGGCCCGTATCGCCGGGTTGTCGGTGGCCGGTCTGCACGCGCGCTTTCTTCGCGAGACGGGCCGAACGCCGATGGAACACGTACGCCAGCGCCGCTTGCAGCATGCCGAGGCGCTGTTGCACGACACCCGCCTGCCAATCGGCGAGATCGCCGCGCAGGTGGGCTATGCCTCGCAAAGCGCCTTCACCGCCGCACTGGTTCGCGCACGAGGCTGCACACCGCGCGCACTGCGACGCGAGCTGCGCGACAAAAGCGGTGACTGA
- a CDS encoding AraC family transcriptional regulator → MTERTTSSSWALSIVQALESAGIDCRQLFIELHLDYAALDDPDARFAQDDMTRLWQRAVAVSGDPAIGLNMARQARPAALNVVGYALMSSRNLKEGFARLVRYQRIIAEGADLDFQPCAQGYRLSLTIIGDRLPPARQSAEGSLAGCLTFCRWLTGTPLLPLEVSFQGQPPDDLEPYRQLFQAPLRFDARRYALLFREEDVEMPLPTANEALAQLHDRFAGEYLSRFSDSKVMHRARQILCRLLPQGEPRREVVAQALCLSERTLQRRLQEEGSSFQQLLDDTRRDLAVQHLAQPDLAPLEIAYLLGFADPSNFYRAFKRWFGVTPGEYRLAARSRQ, encoded by the coding sequence ATGACCGAACGCACCACTTCCTCGAGCTGGGCGCTGAGTATCGTCCAGGCTCTGGAATCCGCCGGGATCGATTGCCGCCAGTTGTTCATTGAGCTGCATCTGGACTATGCCGCTCTGGACGACCCCGACGCGCGCTTTGCCCAGGATGACATGACGCGCCTTTGGCAACGCGCGGTGGCGGTTTCCGGTGACCCCGCCATTGGCCTGAACATGGCGCGCCAGGCGCGGCCGGCTGCACTGAACGTGGTCGGTTATGCACTGATGTCCAGCCGCAATCTCAAGGAAGGCTTCGCCAGATTGGTGCGCTACCAGCGGATCATCGCCGAGGGTGCCGATCTGGATTTCCAGCCCTGCGCACAGGGCTATCGGTTGAGTCTGACGATAATCGGCGACCGCTTGCCGCCAGCTAGGCAAAGTGCCGAAGGCTCCCTGGCAGGCTGCCTGACATTCTGCCGCTGGCTCACCGGAACGCCGTTGCTGCCGCTGGAAGTCAGCTTTCAGGGCCAACCGCCGGATGATCTGGAGCCCTATCGGCAGCTGTTCCAGGCACCTTTGCGCTTCGACGCGCGTCGCTACGCGTTGCTGTTTCGCGAAGAGGATGTGGAAATGCCGTTGCCGACCGCCAATGAAGCGCTGGCGCAATTGCATGATCGTTTCGCCGGTGAGTACCTCTCGCGCTTCTCCGACAGCAAAGTTATGCATCGCGCGCGGCAGATACTCTGTCGATTGCTGCCGCAGGGCGAGCCCAGGCGCGAAGTCGTGGCGCAGGCGCTGTGCCTGTCGGAGCGCACCCTGCAGCGGCGTCTGCAGGAGGAGGGCAGCAGCTTCCAGCAATTGCTCGACGATACGCGTCGCGATCTGGCGGTGCAGCACCTCGCCCAGCCGGACCTGGCGCCGCTGGAAATCGCCTATCTGCTTGGCTTTGCCGATCCGAGCAATTTTTACCGGGCGTTCAAGCGCTGGTTCGGCGTCACGCCCGGCGAATACCGTCTGGCCGCGCGCTCACGCCAGTAG
- a CDS encoding DUF808 domain-containing protein, which translates to MATSLLALIDDIATVLDDVSLMTKVAAKKTAGVLGDDLALNAQQVTGVNADRELPVVWAVAKGSFRNKAILVPAALLISAFLPWAITPLLMLGGAFLCYEGFEKLAHRFLHSDDSDHAETVKALADPSVDMVAFEKKKISGAVRTDFILSAEIIAITLGTVAAASFSQQVMVLVGIAILMTIGVYGLVAAIVKLDDLGLALSKRASGVASAIGRGILSVAPWLMKSLSVIGTAAMFMVGGGILTHGIRAVHHFIENSTHEALGLPYIGAVLGGLLPTLLDAAFGIVAGGVVLALVTLGGRLFKRGSGAAA; encoded by the coding sequence TTGGCCACCAGCCTGCTCGCGTTAATAGACGATATTGCGACCGTACTCGACGACGTCTCGCTCATGACCAAGGTGGCGGCCAAGAAGACCGCTGGCGTACTGGGCGACGACCTGGCACTCAATGCGCAGCAGGTGACCGGGGTGAATGCCGACCGGGAACTGCCTGTGGTGTGGGCAGTGGCCAAGGGCTCGTTTCGCAACAAGGCGATCCTGGTCCCCGCTGCGCTGCTGATCAGTGCCTTTCTGCCCTGGGCAATCACACCGCTGTTGATGCTCGGCGGCGCCTTTCTCTGTTACGAGGGGTTCGAGAAGCTGGCGCACCGCTTTCTTCATAGCGATGACAGCGATCACGCGGAGACGGTGAAGGCGCTCGCCGACCCGTCCGTGGACATGGTGGCGTTCGAGAAGAAAAAGATCAGCGGCGCGGTGCGTACTGACTTCATCCTCTCCGCCGAAATCATCGCCATCACCCTCGGCACGGTCGCGGCCGCGTCGTTCAGTCAGCAGGTCATGGTTCTGGTGGGCATCGCCATCCTGATGACGATAGGCGTCTATGGGCTGGTAGCCGCCATCGTCAAGCTCGACGATCTTGGTCTGGCCCTGAGCAAGCGGGCCAGCGGTGTGGCCAGCGCCATCGGGCGAGGCATTCTGAGCGTCGCGCCGTGGCTGATGAAGTCGCTGTCGGTCATCGGCACCGCGGCGATGTTCATGGTGGGCGGCGGCATCCTCACCCACGGCATTCGCGCCGTGCATCATTTCATCGAGAACAGCACCCACGAAGCGCTCGGACTGCCCTATATCGGAGCGGTACTCGGCGGCCTGTTGCCGACGCTGCTCGACGCCGCATTCGGCATCGTCGCCGGCGGCGTGGTATTGGCGTTGGTTACGCTTGGCGGCCGGCTGTTCAAGCGCGGCTCCGGCGCCGCGGCCTGA
- a CDS encoding YkgJ family cysteine cluster protein gives MSIDNPCLTCGACCAYFRVSFYFGECVSAGGAVPDQLTVQVSPFHVAMLGTESKPARCVGLLGDVGCGVRCSMYEQRSSTCREFEASWENGEHNAHCDAARAAHGLPPLVPPLQPQLSPDRVA, from the coding sequence ATGTCAATCGACAATCCCTGCCTCACGTGCGGCGCCTGCTGCGCGTACTTTCGTGTGTCCTTCTATTTTGGTGAATGCGTTTCTGCCGGCGGTGCGGTGCCGGACCAGCTGACAGTTCAGGTTTCGCCGTTCCATGTGGCCATGCTCGGGACCGAGAGCAAACCTGCGCGCTGCGTCGGACTGCTGGGCGATGTCGGTTGCGGCGTGCGCTGCAGCATGTACGAGCAGCGTTCGAGCACCTGCCGCGAATTCGAGGCGTCCTGGGAGAACGGCGAGCACAATGCGCATTGCGACGCGGCGCGGGCGGCACACGGCCTGCCACCGCTGGTGCCGCCGCTGCAGCCGCAGCTCTCGCCGGATCGGGTGGCTTGA